AGATACCTTTATCTTTGATTGTAGCCGGAATAATTGTTGGGTTTTTCTGGGAATTCTGGAATTTCTGGGCATATCCTAGATGGATTAAATCAGCCCCATTTTTAGATTTTTTTAGGATTTTTGACATATCATTGATTGGTTACATCTTTTACATATTTTTTTCTTGGGAACTCTTTTCGATGTATCATTTCATAAGATTTGTCTTTAAAAAATATCTCTGAATAAAAGATGATTAGATGGAATATTTGACAAGTTTTTTCCCTAATAATTCAAAATTCGAGGATGCACAAATAGTTGTTTTCGGTGTTCCCATTGATTCGACTGTTGATTATTTGACTGGAACAAGATTCGGGCCAAAAATAATAAGGGAAGCGGCGAATTTCATAGAACCTTTTGATTTGGAGACAGGAAAGAACCTTTTGGAAGAATTGAAGATTTTTGATTTTGGTGATATTGAACCGTGTAGAAGTAGTGTTGAGAAGACTATAGACAAGGTTCACGAAAAAATAAAGGATTTATTTGATTTAAAAAAATTTCCTTTGATGTTGGGTGGTGAACATTCTATAAGTTTGGGGGCCGTGAAATCTTTACCAAAAGCCTGTAGGATAATTTCCTTTGATGCACATTATGATTTAAAGGAGGTTTGGGGGGAGAGTGAATATACTCACAATACATGGTTTAGAAAGGCTGCTGAATTTATCGGGAAGAAAAATGTTTGTTTGATTGGGGTTAGAAGTGGGGATGAGTTTGAGTTTGAGTATTCCAAAGATATTTTAGTTAATCCGAGTTTTAGTAAGCTTGAAAATTTTATTAAAGGAAAGGATGTTTATTTGAGTGTTGATATGGATGTTTTTGATCCTTCTATTGCACCTGGTGTTGGGACTCCTGAACCTTCTGGTATAAAATATGAAGATTTTATTGAGACAGTAAAGTTAATCTGCAATTTTGGAAATATTATTGGGATGGATGTTGTTGAAGCAAGACCTCTTGGGGAAAACAAAATAACAGAAATATTGGCCGCAAAAATAATATTTAAGGTTCTAAATTATGAATTTATTGGTTGAGCAGGGGTCGGATAGCCTGGTCAATTCCGCTAGGTTGAGGGCCTAGTCCCTTAGTGGGTTCGAGAGTTCAAATCTCTCCCCCTGCACTTTCTGAATTTTTTTGTGTTAATCATACCTGTTTAATTTCTTCTGTTTCTGTTTTTTATAAAAAATAGTAATTTTATTAATATTTAATATAAATTATTTTTCTATTTAATAGATATATAGTTCGGTAAATATCAATCTTAAAGATGTTTTAAGGAGTTCGGTAAATAGTTGTTTTCTGGCTATCGCCCAAATTTCGGCTCGCAATATTATAAAAAACCCCGATCAACAATAATCCCCTTTCTCCCCCAACCATCCCCTCTTATTTTGAGGCGAGCCGAAACTTCAGAAAACACGGATTAGGATGTTCGCTCGCTATTTTTTTTCAAAAAATTTGCTTCCGCAACCGCTCGCTCACCCAAATTTTTACCATCTCTCTTCGCTCGGCTCCGAAAAACCTCCGCCTCGCTCACGAGGGTAAAAACTTCTCCTAATCCCGATATGTTAGTTGCAATCGAGCCTCGGCGTGATCTTGAAATTATTATAAAAATTCTTATTATCTCCGATACCACCACCCCACCTCCCCCCACCCACCACCCAAACCGCCTCGGCTCGACTTTCTCCTCGCTAAAGCTCGTCGAACCTGCAAATGCAGGGCAACTAACAGGAATTCAAATTCCGCTTCCCTTCGGTCGCTCCACCCCTCGTGATTTTATATCTCGAAAAAAATCTTGGCACGAGGGGGAAATTTTTGTTTCACAAAAAATTCTTTGAATTCCATATGTTATGCTCAATTGCGAGTCCGCCTCTGCGAGGTTGCCACCGAAAATTCTCCTGTTGTTGCCTTCGTTAAAATTCACAAAAAAGAAAAGAAACAACGAAATTGCTTCGCAAATCGTCTAACAAAATTTTAACGATATTTTTTCTTGTTCTCTGCTAGGGAGTGCCACTTTCTGTCCTTTGAACATATTGTCTACTTTTGGCAGAAATATTAACAGAACATAAGAGGAACGTCACCAACTAAATATTTGTGCAAAAACCCATAAAACAAAATATATAGCACCTAAAATAACGATAATCCATGATATGAAACCAAGAATACCAAAGCCGACATTTAAAAAATGCTGGATGCTTACAATAACAACAGCAACTAGGAATATTACACCTAATACAGGTATTATGATTTTATTTTCATTATGTATAACCGAACTCATTTTAATCACTTTGCAATCTTTTTATTTCTGCCTTAATCTCTTCAATAACTTCTTTATTGTGGATTTTCTTTTTATCACCATCTTTTATAGATATAACATAAAATACTTTTCCTCCATATTTTGTACTAAATTTTTTATGAGTTTCAGCTTGTTGTGTTCTTTCCTGATAAATTTGTGTGATATGTGAAACTCCACCAGCAGGTTTGATTTGTAACCCTATAAATTTGTCTTTAACCTTGATAAAGAAATCCACATTGTATAATCTATCCCATTCGTCTGGAGCAGGTTCAATCTTTACACCAAGAATGTCTTGTAATTGACCATAGATTGTTTGTTTTTCTGTTATATAGCCATCAAATGTTCTTTTGATAACAAGATTGATTATGAAATCGATACAATCTTGTTCTGTTACACTCTCAATTTCAGCTTGTAAAACTTCTGTAATTTTTGTGTATAATTTTCTACCTAATTCTATAAGATGTTCTTTTGGTCTAACATTTTGGTAATAATATTTCTCCCAATCTTCTAATGTCTTCGGAGAACATTTCCTTATTTCTTCTGCAACTTTACCAACATTTCGAGAAAAATTTAATTGAAATCGATTTGTTGCACTATTTAATATCCACTCTTTAGCCATTTTTTGCCCCTACTATTAGTTTTGAAAAATTATCTTTATATTTGAAAGTATATTGTGGGATTTTTGCTAACTTTTGTTTAATCATTTCCTTATTTACAAAAATTTTATTTTTTAGAAATACATAAGCTGGTATTGGCTCTTCCTTTGGATTAAATGAAGGATCAAATTTTAAGAATACTTGTTTTCCCTTAACATATTCTTCAAGATATTTTACTGCCCTACTAGATTGTTGCTGGATACAACTTACACCTAATAATCTTACTTTAAGCCCCGTGTCTAGTTCGATTGTATCCTCATTTAAAATATTTACTACTTTATACAATCTTTCTTTATTAAAATTGAATTTATGAGGTGGTATAATCGGTTTTGCATCTTTAATATTAGGTATGTAATCTGTATCTATTTCTATAACAGGTTTATTTTGTTTTATAATCTCTATTTGATTGTTTAAGTTAAGTAAACTCACATTTAATCCAATTTTATTTTTAATAATAGGCAAAAATTCTTCATTTATCTCATAACCTATTGAATTTCTATCCAGACTTAATGCAACTTTAACGGTTGTTCCGCTTCCCAAAAATGGATCCAATACAGTATCTCCAACAAATGTAAACATTTTGATTAATCTTTTAGGTAATTCTTCTGGAAACATTGCTTCATGTCCTATTTGCTTTTCACCATTAAAATTCCAATGACCTGAAAAATACTCTTTCCATTCTTCTTTAGTTAATTTTGATTTTTCTTTTACTTCTTTTGAAAATTCTGTTTTTCCTGGTTTCTTAAAAATCAAAATAAATTCGTAGTCTATTTCTACTAAGCCATTAGGAGGATACGGATATGATCCCATTACACTTGCGCCACCAGTAGTATTCATTGTAGTTTTTTTCTGCCAAATTATAGAACCCATATAATCAAAACCGATTTTTTCACATTGAGTTATAAATTCTGAATGAATTGGTGCTATTTTATATCTACCATAAATTATGCTTCTTAAAAATTGGTCACCTATGTTTATACACAATCTTGTTCCAGGCTTTAAAATTCTGAAGCATTCTTTCCAAACTATAAACAAATTTTTAAGATATTCATGTAAAGATTGACCATAACCTATTTGCCCTTCAACCCCATAATCTTTTATATGCCAATATGGTGGTGAAGTTACAACTAGAGAGATACTATTATCATTGACTTCTGCCATTCTTCTGCTGTCACCGACTATTATTTTTGCAAATACCATTATAACACCTGTTTTTTATTATTTTTTAATTCTTCTCTGATGAATTTCTCAACTTGTTTAGATATAATCAATCCTTCCTCTTTACAGAATTTTCTATATTCATCATAAACTTTAGAATCTATTTTTAATGTAACATTCTTACTTGACATTTTTCGCCCTTTATTATAGACATATT
This is a stretch of genomic DNA from Candidatus Aenigmatarchaeota archaeon. It encodes these proteins:
- a CDS encoding MjaI family restriction endonuclease, whose product is MAKEWILNSATNRFQLNFSRNVGKVAEEIRKCSPKTLEDWEKYYYQNVRPKEHLIELGRKLYTKITEVLQAEIESVTEQDCIDFIINLVIKRTFDGYITEKQTIYGQLQDILGVKIEPAPDEWDRLYNVDFFIKVKDKFIGLQIKPAGGVSHITQIYQERTQQAETHKKFSTKYGGKVFYVISIKDGDKKKIHNKEVIEEIKAEIKRLQSD
- the speB gene encoding agmatinase, with translation MEYLTSFFPNNSKFEDAQIVVFGVPIDSTVDYLTGTRFGPKIIREAANFIEPFDLETGKNLLEELKIFDFGDIEPCRSSVEKTIDKVHEKIKDLFDLKKFPLMLGGEHSISLGAVKSLPKACRIISFDAHYDLKEVWGESEYTHNTWFRKAAEFIGKKNVCLIGVRSGDEFEFEYSKDILVNPSFSKLENFIKGKDVYLSVDMDVFDPSIAPGVGTPEPSGIKYEDFIETVKLICNFGNIIGMDVVEARPLGENKITEILAAKIIFKVLNYEFIG
- a CDS encoding DNA methyltransferase — protein: MVFAKIIVGDSRRMAEVNDNSISLVVTSPPYWHIKDYGVEGQIGYGQSLHEYLKNLFIVWKECFRILKPGTRLCINIGDQFLRSIIYGRYKIAPIHSEFITQCEKIGFDYMGSIIWQKKTTMNTTGGASVMGSYPYPPNGLVEIDYEFILIFKKPGKTEFSKEVKEKSKLTKEEWKEYFSGHWNFNGEKQIGHEAMFPEELPKRLIKMFTFVGDTVLDPFLGSGTTVKVALSLDRNSIGYEINEEFLPIIKNKIGLNVSLLNLNNQIEIIKQNKPVIEIDTDYIPNIKDAKPIIPPHKFNFNKERLYKVVNILNEDTIELDTGLKVRLLGVSCIQQQSSRAVKYLEEYVKGKQVFLKFDPSFNPKEEPIPAYVFLKNKIFVNKEMIKQKLAKIPQYTFKYKDNFSKLIVGAKNG